One Carassius auratus strain Wakin chromosome 16, ASM336829v1, whole genome shotgun sequence genomic window carries:
- the LOC113116250 gene encoding mpv17-like protein produces MNRAWVLFKSHPYISNVVGYTTLFATADLIQQSMMGKAQDKGTVHIPDPVGQEDTSNTTTEEFPVAGEANAEDDSKIRAPVQHAPQQHSIDWAQTARVALVGFCFHANFNYHWLRGLERMFPGGGIRRVSLKVFLDQLFAAPMTISAFYIGLSTLEGAEDPLEDWRTKFWSSYKTGVVYWSTMQAVNFSLIPPVARTVFVGGVALGWTVFLCHFKQQKSDFLT; encoded by the exons ATGAACAGAGCATGGGTTTTGTTCAAATCCCACCCATACATCTCCAATGTGGTGGGATACACAACGCTTTTTGCCACAGCAGACCTCATTcagcaaagcatgatgggaaaagCTCAGGACAAAGGGACAGTTCACATACCGGATCCAGTGGGACAAGAAGATACCTCCAACACTACCACTGAAGAATTTCCTGTGGCTGGAGAAGCAAACGCAGAGGATGATAGCAAAATAAGGGCTCCAGTTCAACATGCTCCTCAGCAACACAGCATCGACTGGGCCCAGACTGCTCGGGTAGCACTGGTTGGCTTCTGTTTTCATGCCAACTTCAATTACCATTGGCTACGGGGGCTGGAGAGGATGTTTCCAGGAGGAGGGATCAGAAGAGTTTCACTTAAAGTGTTTCTGGACCAGCTATTTGCAGCCCCTATGACAATAAGTGCTTTCTACATTG GGCTGAGCACATTGGAGGGCGCAGAGGATCCCCTTGAAGACTGGAGAACTAAATTTTGGAGCTCTTATAAG ACTGGAGTTGTGTATTGGTCAACAATGCAG GCTGTGAACTTCTCGCTGATCCCACCGGTGGCTCGTACTGTTTTTGTTGGAGGAGTCGCTCTTGGCTGGACTGTCTTCTTGTGTCATTTCAAGCAACAGAAGAGTGACTTCCTGACTTAG
- the c16h19orf85 gene encoding uncharacterized protein c16h19orf85, with product MRPSSIFTFEPGLEAGVPWGRDLFTFVTSAAGHMMRTLQRPRKNKPSKRQVNHRRFLHNMIQRKFAEIEASNHQLASALCSTDNPPDHLTPRLSHIETDQSPKPSKRAIESYISVNADKTEALPEQQEDLCDLWTLDSLLDTDAADKSFSPCQFSNSRGTNPRTETDGKALENIPASSMEKDIDFSFEREPASTGLESLTHMNNSLLEESVSWFGSTERTRSYSKPRLTKYHDVKLLPTDADVQDLSPPSPVISLLSLDSCDLEVQMLIDAEHNVNQMQDASIRESLQMDMVDDLDLLDCSGTPGDLAKTAEWMDHSEEFPSSLDSDLEKLTGSFGGANNSMSNLGQTGHECFANVLCSQEPHRRSFHHDEINYIMNHNMILEDRFGQVEPCMKTNEKEDGYLDTDFSVMDGNHMFPVFERQLDQCKRILYENWEQQSLKSSYKNYTSPDLIMMQSTGIRNVDKNTVQVENLNQTLSGSQCPITCCLEGFCYHKEASGFYTKFRGSHNFEGVATSFPATLHKLHPTPIPTPPLDDDWLFGNIVAEEEVNTMNNTFGKY from the exons aTGCGTCCATCCAGTATTTTTACCTTTGAACCGGGGTTGGAGGCGGGAGTGCCGTGGGGCCGTGATCTTTTTACTTTCGTGACTTCAGCAGCGGGTCACATGATGAGGACTTTGCAAAGACCACGGAAAAACAAGCCATCAAAACGACAAGTCAATCATCGCAGGTTTCTGCACAACATGATACAGAG aaaatttgctgaaatagaGGCATCGAACCATCAGCTTGCATCTGCTTTATGTTCAACTGATAACCCCCCCGATCATCTCACTCCCAGATTATCTCACATTGAAACAGACCAGTCACCCAAACCTTCAAAAAGAG CTATTGAATCTTATATATCTGTAAATGCTGACAAAACTGAAGCGCTTCCTGAACAACAAGAGGATTTGTGTGACCTCTGGACATTGGACAGTCTTTTGGACACCGATGCGGCTGATAAAAGTTTCTCACCGTGCCAGTTCTCCAACAGTAGAGGAACGAATCCGAGAACTGAGACGGACGGCAAAGCTTTGGAAAACATCCCTGCAAGCTCAATGGAGAAGGACATCGACTTCAGCTTCGAAAGGGAGCCAGCATCTACTGGTTTAGAAAGCCTGACTCATATGAACAACAGTCTCCTAGAGGAGAGCGTGTCCTGGTTTGGGTCCACTGAAAGAACAAGATCATATTCGAAACCACGTCTCACCAAGTACCATGACGTGAAGTTGCTCCCCACCGATGCTGATGTTCAAGACCTTTCACCTCCTTCTCCAGTGATTTCACTCTTGTCTTTGGATTCATGTGATTTGGAGGTTCAGATGCTCATAGATGCAGAGCACAATGTGAACCAAATGCAAGATGCCAGCATCAGAGAGAGTCTCCAAATGGATATGGTGGATGACCTTGACCTACTGGATTGTTCTGGTACTCCTGGAGATCTGGCTAAAACGGCTGAGTGGATGGATCACAGTGAAGAGTTTCCAAGCTCTCTGGATTCGGATCTAGAGAAACTAACAGGTTCTTTTGGTGGGGCCAATAACTCCATGTCCAATTTGGGCCAAACAGGTCATGAATGTTTTGCTAATGTTCTCTGTAGTCAAGAGCCACATAGACGTAGTTTCCATCATGATGAAATAAACTATATTATGAACCACAATATGATTCTAGAAGACCGGTTCGGTCAGGTTGAACCTTGCATGAAGACGAATGAAAAGGAGGATGGTTATTTAGATACAGATTTTTCTGTCATGGATGGTAATCACATGTTCCCAGTATTTGAGAGACAGTTGGACCAATGCAAAAGGATTCTTTATGAAAACTGGGAACAACAATCTCTTAAAAGCTCATACAAGAACTATACAAGTCCAGATCTGATTATGATGCAAAGCACTGGTATCAGAAATGTTGACAAAAACACTGTTCAGGTTGAGAATCTCAACCAGACTTTATCAGGCTCCCAGTGCCCGATAACATGCTGCCTTGAAGGTTTTTGTTATCATAAAGAAGCCTCTGGTTTTTACACGAAATTCAGAGGCAGTCACAACTTTGAGGGCGTGGCTACATCTTTCCCAGCCACACTGCATAAGCTCCACCCCACTCCAATTCCGACTCCGCCTCTAGATGATGATTGGTTGTTTGGTAATATTGTGGCGGAGGAAGAGGTGAATACCATGAATAATACATTTGGAAAGTACTGA